A genomic window from Diorhabda sublineata isolate icDioSubl1.1 chromosome 8, icDioSubl1.1, whole genome shotgun sequence includes:
- the LOC130448002 gene encoding protein turtle isoform X4 — protein MGMCTNPKGKFRPLTNATVPVLPQSSFPAYTLLTALFIFVLIQTVDCIQDAVHITAILGESVVFNCHVEFPEGHPVPYVLQWEKKVGETDIPIYIWYESYPTHSGEGYEGRVSRVSPDSPYGAASLNLTNIRESDQGWYECKVVFLNRPPNQPKNGTWFHLDVHAPPRFVVTPEDIIYVNLGDAIILNCQAEGTPTPEILWFKDANPVEPSSTIGIFNDGTELRISNIRHEDIGDYTCIARNGEGQISHTARVIIAGGAVIMVPPTNQTKLEGEKVQFNCEAKAQPGNVTVKWFREGAPVKELASLETRVTIKRDGSLVINPVSSEDSGQYLCEVSNGIGEPQSASAYLNVEYPAKVTFTPTIQYLPFRLAGVVQCYIKANPPLQYVTWTKDKRLLEPYQTKDIVIMNNGSLLFTRVNENHQGRYTCTPYNAQGTQGSSGQMEVLVRKPPTFIIEPETMYQRKVGESVDMPCDAVEAEGTQKPTIQWQRRDGTPLPKNRVKLVGGNLTLESIRRLDFGFYQCVATNEVATIITGTQLVVEGTQPHAPYNLTGIATEFSVTLSWLPGYSGGPDYKQEYTMWYREAGTTEWSTIPVTPSGATTVTINRLAPGTNYEFHVIGKNALGDGMMSKIITVRTVEVGQQKPIKITPTPFMTPNDDAGPKPGVPRNLTVNEISNGFLITWMPPVERAELIQHYVIKYRTDGPWKTLNKAQIRPEDTHYLVKNLVGGRTYYFRILAYSGKSYETSEEVKFSVPARVKHKALTAGVVGGILFFIVAITLSVCAVKICNKRKRRKQEKAYNMVACRITDSRNGGNATDSQVPLKKLRKGRIPGLRTLAFIANWIWPRDRCRSGSLSSLTWHPDYLHPGSPSKSLARISRAADGRFVLVDSVLSLRADSASNISSSDDGGFLPKRGANNRASWRRPLVGYPSELSLRSDASGQSASGLPAFIIGQRYQQQSNLKPLQTIYSPHTPQVMSSSPATSSGLLLTPWSPMYFSDLSSVRYTSSGERSFPTPPGFMQLKSVHERYSQELPPLKAIHEEHQGFIPVHPVRDSPRVIPQHRLARSSRLLPPRHARIARSAPELDHLDRSPESRSSSSGFGSKNTSQQNQSSHSGSTLIGWGLPPYRPPPPVPSMLPPPPPSLVGHWLDIASSSPSASDHIHKAVDVGSVDGHYEFDPSTPTPTPSTPTGSRDIDLDTSGPGPPQRKSYGIIRSRYDNIDARVQAMKQEFNEFRKRQASRRRSQELESAC, from the exons ATGGGCATGTGTACAAACCCAAAGGGCAAGTTTCGTCCATTGACCAACGCAACGGTACCGGTACTGCCTCAAAGCTCTTTTCCCGCGTATACACTTCTTACAGCCTTATTCATTTTCGTCTTGATACAAACAG TTGACTGTATTCAAGATGCAGTGCACATCACAGCAATACTCGGTGAGTCGGTGGTGTTCAATTGCCACGTGGAGTTCCCTGAGGGACATCCCGTGCCATACGTGTTGCAATGGGAGAAGAAGGTAGGCGAAACG GACATACCGATTTACATTTGGTATGAAAGTTACCCGACGCACAGCGGTGAAGGATACGAAGGTAGGGTATCGAGGGTATCGCCGGATTCCCCATATGGAGCCGCCTCCCTTAACCTCACAAATATTAGAGAATCGGACCAAGGATG GTATGAATGCAAAGTGGTATTCCTCAACCGTCCTCCCAATCAGCCGAAAAACGGTACTTGGTTCCATTTGGACGTGCACGCACCCCCCAGGTTCGTAGTGACACCCGAAGATATCATCTACGTTAACCTGGGGGACGCCATTATTCTAAATTGTCAAGCCGAAGGGACGCCCACTCCTGAAATTCTTTGGTTCAAAGACGCCAATCCTGTCGAACCATCTTCGACGATAG gCATTTTCAACGACGGCACCGAATTACGTATATCCAACATCCGACATGAAGATATAGGAGATTACACTTGCATAGCTCGTAACGGCGAAGGTCAAATTTCGCATACGGCTCGTGTGATAATAGCAGGGGGCGCAGTTATTATGGTACCACCGACGAACCAAACGAAATTAGAAGGCGAAAAAGTCCAATTCAATTGCGAAGCTAAAGCGCAACCGGGCAACGTAACCGTCAAATGGTTCAGGGAAGGCGCCCCGGTTAAGGAATTAGCTTCATTGGAAACGAGAGTCACCATCAAAAGAGACGGTTCTCTAGTTATAAATCCGGTTAGTTCGGAGGATTCCGGTCAATATCTTTGCGAGGTTAGCAACGGTATCGGGGAACCCCAATCAGCATCGGCCTACTTAAACGTCGAAT ATCCGGCGAAAGTAACGTTTACTCCCACGATACAGTACCTGCCGTTTCGTCTAGCTGGCGTGGTTCAGTGTTATATTAAGGCGAATCCTCCATTGCAATACGTCACGTGGACTAAGGACAAACGATTATTGGAACCTTACCAGACCAAGGATATCGTCATTATGAATAATGGTTCGTTATTGTTCACCAGAGTCAATGAAAACCATCAG gGTCGATATACTTGTACCCCTTACAACGCGCAAGGTACCCAAGGTAGTTCCGGACAAATGGAAGTATTGGTTAGAAAACCGCCAACATTCATCATCGAACCGGAAACGATGTACCAGAGGAAAGTAGGGGAGTCCGTCGACATGCCCTGCGATGCCGTCGAAGCCGAAGGTACACAAAAACCTACCATACAATGGCAGAGAAGAGACG GTACTCCGCTACCGAAGAACCGCGTCAAGTTAGTTGGAGGCAATTTGACTTTGGAGTCGATTCGTCGCTTGGATTTCGGATTTTATCAATGCGTCGCTACCAACGAAGTAGCTACGATCATCACGGGGACGCAGTTAGTGGTAGAAG GAACTCAACCCCACGCACCATACAACCTTACCGGAATAGCTACGGAATTTTCCGTAACCCTCAGCTGGTTACCTGGCTACAGCGGAGGCCCGGACTACAAACAGGAATATACCATGTGGTACAGAGAAGCCGGAACAACAGAATGGTCGACGATTCCCGTAACACCATCTGGTGCGACTACTGTAACAATAAATAGGTTAGCTCCGGGAACTAATTACGAATTCCACGTGATAGGAAAGAATGCTTTGGGAGATGGAATGATGAGCAAGATTATTACAGTGCGAACTGTGG AGGTGGGTCaacaaaaacctataaaaattacCCCAACGCCCTTCATGACACCAAACGATGATGCGG GACCAAAACCAGGCGTACCCCGAAACCTGACCGTTAACGAGATCAGTAACGGTTTCTTAATCACGTGGATGCCACCAGTTGAAAGAGCTGAACTCATACAACACTATGTGATCAAATATAGGACTGATGGACCATGGAAGACATTGAACAAAGCTCAAATTAGACCCGAAGACACCCATTATTTAG TTAAAAACCTAGTAGGCGGTCGCACTTACTATTTCCGCATTCTGGCTTACTCCGGCAAGAGTTACGAAACCAGCGAAGAAGTGAAATTTTCAGTGCCGGCTCGCGTCAAACACAAAGCCCTTACTGCCGGCGTCGTAGGTGGTATCCTCTTCTTCATAGTCGCCATTACGCTGTCCGTTTGCGCGGTCAAAATTTGCAATAAACGCAAACGACGGAAACAAGAAAAAG CTTACAATATGGTAGCCTGTCGTATAACAGATTCGAGAAATGGAGGTAACGCTACAGACAGTCAAGTGCCTTTGAAAAA ACTTAGAAAAGGCCGAATACCAGGTTTGAGAACTCTGGCATTCATCGCGAACTGGATATGGCCGAGAGATCGATGCCGTTCCGGTAGCCTATCAAGTCTCACCTGGCATCCAGACTACCTCCATCCAGGTTCTCCTTCCAAATCTTTGGCGCGTATATCCAGAGCGGCCGACGGTCGTTTCGTTTTGGTCGATTCGGTGTTGAGTTTGCGCGCCGATAGTGCCTCTAACATTTCGAGCAGCGACGACGGGGGATTTTTACCGAAACGAGGCGCTAATAATCGAGCTTCGTGGCGAAGACCGCTCGTAGGTTATCCCAGCGAACTCAGTCTACGATCTGACGCTTCGGGACAATCTGCTTCTGGATTACCCGCTTTCATCATCGGACAAAGGTATCAACAACAATCGAATTTGAAACCTTTACAAACAATATACAGTCCCCATACACCCCAAGTGATGTCAAGCAGCCCGGCGACTTCCAGCGGATTATTATTAACTCCTTGGTCTCCCATGTACTTTAGTGATTTGAGCTCAGTTAGATATACCAGCTCGGGAGAGCGGTCGTTTCCCACGCCGCCAGGTTTCATGCAACTAAAATCCGTTCACGAAAGATATTCCCAAGAACTACCACCGCTAAAAGCCatccacgaagaacatcaagGTTTTATTCCCGTTCATCCTGTACGAGATAGTCCTAGGGTAATACCTCAACATAGACTAGCCAGAAGCTCTAGATTGTTACCGCCCAGACACGCGCGGATAGCGAGAAGCGCTCCCGAGCTGGATCACCTCGATAGATCACCAGAAAGTAGATCTAGCTCGAGCGGATTCGGAAGTAAGAATACTTCGCAACAAAATCAGAGTTCGCACAGCGGTAGTACGTTGATAGGTTGGGGTCTACCGCCTTACAGACCACCGCCACCTGTGCCATCCATGTTACCACCACCGCCTCCCTCCCTTGTTGGCCATTGGCTGGATATCGCCAGTTCTTCTCCTTCGGCCTCGGATCACATTCACAAGGCTGTAGATGTCGGTAGCGTCGACGGCCATTACGAATTCGATCCCAGTACACCCACGCCTACTCCTTCCACACCGACAGGCTCTAGAGATATAGATTTAGATACTTCCGGTCCTGGACCTCCTCAACGGAAAAGCTACGGAATCATAAGAAGCAGATACGACAACATCGACGCCAGAGTTCAGGCCATGAAGCAAGAATTCAACGAGTTCAGGAAAAGGCAAGCCAGCAGAAGACGAAGCCAGGAATTGGAAAGTGCCTGTTGA